The Benincasa hispida cultivar B227 chromosome 11, ASM972705v1, whole genome shotgun sequence genome has a segment encoding these proteins:
- the LOC120090942 gene encoding uncharacterized protein LOC120090942 produces MGVESNSAPPPSSSSTPSPSGKRARDPDDEVYLDNFHSHKRYLSEIMASSLNGLTVGDPLSENLMDSPARSESMLYQREEMSWQYSPMSEDSDDCRFCETSTNLFPTQSDSSVPTSPVSPYRYQRPFSGVTPSTGTNTSLGCSTSPVTSLQPHQRGSDSEGRFPSSPSDICHSADLRRAALLRSVQMRAQPLGPSSMELPYCSMPEPGPNIEAEERPCSCIKSLVDERDFQLEECSSMGVSEPEYNEEKSCKDLNRDMKDSESGG; encoded by the exons ATGGGCGTCGAATCGAACTCGGCGCCGCCGCCGTCTTCGTCTTCTACGCCATCTCCGAGCGGGAAGAGAGCCAGAGATCCCGACGATGAAGTTTATCTCGACAATTTCCACTCTCATAAACGTTACCTCAGTGAG ATAATGGCTTCTAGTTTGAATGGATTGACGGTTGGGGACCCCCTTTCAGAGAATCTCATGGATTCCCCTGCAAGGTCAGAGTCCATGCTTTATCAAAG GGAAGAAATGTCCTGGCAATATTCTCCTATGTCAGAAGATTCAGATGACTGTCGGTTTTGTGAGACATCCACGAATTTATTTCCCACGCAGTCTGATAGTAGTGTACCTACCAGCCCGGTCTCTCCATACAGATATCAGAGGCCATTCAGTGGGGTGACTCCTTCAACAGGTACCAATACTTCACTTGGATGTTCTACTAGTCCTGTCACTAGCTTGCAGCCCCATCAACGTGGATCAGATTCTGAGGGCCGTTTCCCATCATCTCCAAGTGATATATGTCACTCAGCAGATCTGAGGAGGGCTGCGCTCCTACGTTCAGTACAAATGAGAGCACAACCTCTTGGTCCATCATCTATGGAGTTGCCATATTGCTCCATGCCTGAGCCTGGACCTAATATAGAAGCTGAAGAGCGGCCATGTTCTTGCATAAAATCGTTGGTTGATGAAAGAGATTTTCAACTCGAGGAATGCTCTTCAATGGGAGTGTCCGAGCctgaatataatgaagagaaATCATGTAAGGATTTGAACAGGGATATGAAAGACAGCGAATCAGGAGGGTAG